The Glycine soja cultivar W05 chromosome 6, ASM419377v2, whole genome shotgun sequence genome has a window encoding:
- the LOC114416760 gene encoding methyl-CpG-binding domain-containing protein 11-like, whose amino-acid sequence MASAVEKEGGAREETFSLELPAPPGWKKQFIPKKAGTPKKNEIVFTAPTGEEIHNRKQLEKYLKAHPGGPAVSEFDWGTGETPRRSTRISEKAKAAPPSVSEPPKKRTKRSSASQKETSQEEKEQEIKEAEMQEADDTTKDDNDIGKEKDVVKENQDDKCVEDTDVNKSTNSGEEAKAVENVEVPIDEKSNAADGELPALKDRVDDKGTEGSEVFLRKDEVKIEQPQEETKEYRGSGEPEKSETCTTADKTVEVEGVDKEEHVKSTHEFEVGEMEGTKVIGEEHHKLDEINKKAETELTVNGNHGS is encoded by the exons ATGGCGAGCGCTGTAGAGAAAGAGGGTGGCGCGAGAGAGGAAACTTTCTCTTTGGAGCTTCCTGCTCCACCTGGTTGGAAGAAGCAG TTCATCCCAAAGAAAGCTGGCACcccaaagaaaaatgagattgtGTTCACTGCACCAACAGGAGAGGAGATCCATAACAGGAAGCAGCtggaaaaatatttgaaagcaCACCCTGGTGGTCCAGCTGTATCAGAATTTGACTGGGGCACTGGTGAGACCCCAAGAAGATCTACAAGAATTAGTGAGAAGGCAAAGGCAGCTCCTCCATCTGTAAGTGAGCCCCCAAAGAAGCGTACTAAAAGATCATCAGCCTCACAAAAGGAAACTTCCCAGGAAGAAAAAGAACAGGAGATAAAGGAAGCGGAAATGCAAGAAGCTGATGACACCACTAAGGATGATAATGATATAGGGAAGGAAAAGGATGTTGTAAAGGAAAATCAAGATGACAAGTGTGTGGAAGATACAGATGTCAACAAATCCACTAATTCTGGAGAAGAAGCTAAAGCTGTAGAAAATGTTGAGGTACCTATTGACGAGAAGTCCAATGCTGCTGATGGAGAACTACCTGCATTGAAAGATAGAGTTGATGACAAAGGAACTGAGGGCTCTGAAGTTTTTCTGAGAAAGGATGAAGTAAAGATTGAGCAACCACAGGAAGAGACAAAAGAATATCGTGGATCTGGGGAGCCAGAGAAATCGGAAACATGCACTACTGCAGACAAAACGGTTGAAGTGGAAGGAGTGGATAAAGAGGAACACGTCAAAAGTACTCATGAATTTGAAGTTGGGGAAATGGAAGGAACAAAAGTGATTGGTGAAGAACATCACAAGCTTGATGAGATAAACAAGAAGGCTGAAACAGAGTTGACTGTGAATGGAAATCATGGGAGCTGA